A part of Escherichia marmotae genomic DNA contains:
- the mglB gene encoding galactose/glucose ABC transporter substrate-binding protein MglB: MNKKVLTLSAVMASMLFGAAAHAADTRIGVTIYKYDDNFMSVVRKAIEQDAKAAPDVQLLMNDSQNDQSKQNDQIDVLLAKGVKALAINLVDPAAAGTVIEKARGQNVPIVFFNKEPSRKALDSYDKAYYVGTDSKESGIIQGDLIAKHWAANQGWDLNKDGQIQFVLLKGEPGHPDAEARTTYVIKELNDKGIKTEQLQLDTAMWDTAQAKDKMDAWLSGPNANKIEVVIANNDAMAMGAVEALKAHNKSSIPVFGVDALPEALALVKSGALAGTVLNDANNQAKATFDLAKNLADGKGAADGTNWKIDNKVVRVPYVGVDKDNLAEFSKK, from the coding sequence ATGAATAAGAAGGTGTTAACCCTGTCTGCTGTGATGGCCAGCATGTTATTCGGTGCCGCTGCACACGCTGCTGATACCCGTATTGGTGTGACGATTTATAAATATGACGATAACTTTATGTCTGTAGTGCGTAAGGCTATCGAACAAGATGCGAAAGCCGCGCCAGACGTCCAGTTGCTGATGAATGATTCACAGAATGATCAGTCCAAGCAGAACGATCAGATTGACGTGCTGTTGGCGAAAGGGGTGAAGGCGCTGGCAATCAACCTGGTTGACCCGGCTGCTGCGGGTACGGTGATTGAGAAAGCGCGCGGACAAAACGTGCCAATCGTTTTCTTCAATAAAGAACCTTCCCGTAAGGCGCTGGATAGTTACGACAAAGCCTACTACGTTGGCACCGATTCGAAAGAATCCGGGATTATTCAGGGCGATTTGATTGCTAAACACTGGGCGGCGAATCAGGGTTGGGATCTCAACAAAGACGGTCAGATTCAGTTCGTACTGCTGAAAGGCGAACCGGGTCATCCGGATGCAGAAGCGCGCACTACGTATGTCATCAAAGAGCTAAACGACAAAGGCATTAAAACTGAACAGTTACAGTTAGATACCGCAATGTGGGATACCGCTCAGGCGAAAGATAAGATGGACGCCTGGCTGTCTGGCCCGAACGCCAACAAAATCGAAGTGGTTATCGCAAACAACGATGCGATGGCAATGGGCGCGGTTGAAGCTCTGAAAGCACACAACAAGTCCAGCATTCCGGTGTTTGGCGTCGATGCGCTGCCAGAAGCTCTGGCACTGGTGAAATCTGGTGCACTGGCTGGCACCGTGCTGAACGATGCTAACAACCAGGCGAAAGCGACCTTTGATCTGGCGAAAAATCTGGCTGATGGCAAGGGAGCCGCTGACGGCACCAACTGGAAAATCGACAATAAAGTTGTCCGCGTTCCTTATGTTGGCGTAGATAAAGACAATCTGGCTGAATTCAGCAAGAAATAA
- the mglA gene encoding galactose/methyl galactoside ABC transporter ATP-binding protein MglA, which translates to MVSSRTPSSGEYLLEMSGINKSFPGVKALDNVNLKVRPHSIHALMGENGAGKSTLLKCLFGIYQKDSGTILFQGKEIDFHSAKEALENGISMVHQELNLVLQRSVMDNMWLGRYPTKGMFVDQDKMYRETKAIFDELDIDIDPRARVGTLSVSQMQMIEIAKAFSYNAKIVIMDEPTSSLTEKEVNHLFTIIRKLKERGCGIVYISHKMEEIFQLCDEVTVLRDGQWIATEPLAGLTMDKIIAMMVGRSLNQRFPDKQNKPGEVILEVRNLTSLRQPSIRDVSFDLHKGEILGIAGLVGAKRTDIVETLFGIREKSSGTITLHGKKINNHNANEAINHGFALVTEERRSTGIYAYLDIGFNSLISNIRNYKNKVGLLDNSRMKSDTQWVIDSMRVKTPGHRTQIGSLSGGNQQKVIIGRWLLTQPEILMLDEPTRGIDVGAKFEIYQLIAELAKKGKGIIIISSEMPELLGITDRILVMSNGLVSGIVDTKTTTQNEILRLASLHL; encoded by the coding sequence ATGGTCAGCTCAAGGACTCCGTCATCAGGAGAATACTTGTTGGAAATGAGCGGTATCAACAAGTCTTTTCCCGGCGTTAAGGCACTTGATAACGTTAATTTAAAAGTGCGACCACACTCCATTCATGCGTTAATGGGGGAGAATGGCGCAGGAAAATCGACATTATTAAAATGCCTGTTTGGTATCTATCAAAAAGACTCCGGCACTATTTTATTCCAGGGTAAGGAAATCGATTTTCACTCAGCCAAAGAAGCCCTGGAAAATGGTATTTCGATGGTACACCAGGAGTTAAACCTGGTATTACAGCGTTCGGTCATGGACAACATGTGGTTGGGGCGATATCCCACCAAAGGGATGTTTGTCGACCAGGATAAAATGTACCGCGAAACCAAAGCGATATTTGACGAACTGGATATTGATATCGATCCGCGTGCGCGCGTTGGTACGTTGTCCGTTTCACAAATGCAGATGATTGAAATCGCCAAAGCATTTTCCTATAACGCGAAAATAGTCATTATGGATGAACCAACTTCTTCATTAACTGAAAAAGAAGTCAATCATCTGTTTACCATTATTCGTAAATTAAAAGAACGCGGCTGCGGTATTGTCTATATCTCGCATAAAATGGAAGAGATATTCCAGTTATGTGATGAAGTCACCGTACTGCGCGACGGACAGTGGATCGCTACCGAGCCGCTGGCGGGGCTGACGATGGACAAGATCATCGCCATGATGGTTGGCCGTTCTCTTAATCAGCGTTTCCCGGATAAGCAAAACAAACCTGGCGAAGTGATCCTTGAAGTGCGTAACCTGACGTCACTGCGTCAGCCGTCAATTCGCGATGTCTCGTTTGATCTGCATAAAGGGGAGATCCTCGGTATTGCCGGGCTGGTAGGTGCGAAACGTACCGATATTGTCGAAACCTTGTTTGGGATCCGTGAGAAATCTTCCGGCACCATTACACTGCACGGCAAAAAGATTAATAACCATAATGCCAACGAAGCCATTAACCATGGGTTCGCGCTGGTCACCGAAGAGCGCCGCTCAACGGGGATTTATGCTTACCTGGATATTGGCTTTAACTCGTTAATTTCTAATATTCGCAACTACAAAAACAAAGTGGGGCTACTGGATAATTCGCGGATGAAAAGCGACACCCAGTGGGTCATTGATTCGATGAGGGTAAAAACGCCGGGTCATCGTACGCAAATTGGTTCACTCTCCGGCGGTAATCAGCAAAAAGTCATTATTGGGCGCTGGCTGCTAACGCAACCGGAAATATTAATGCTCGACGAACCGACGCGTGGCATTGATGTTGGCGCGAAGTTTGAAATTTATCAATTAATTGCCGAGCTGGCGAAAAAAGGCAAGGGGATAATTATTATCTCCTCTGAAATGCCAGAGTTGTTAGGGATAACGGACCGTATTCTGGTAATGAGCAATGGTCTCGTTTCCGGCATTGTCGATACAAAAACAACAACGCAAAACGAAATTCTGCGTCTTGCGTCTTTGCACCTTTAA
- the mglC gene encoding galactose/methyl galactoside ABC transporter permease MglC gives MSALNKKSFLTYLKEGGIYVVLLVLLAIIIFQDPTFLSLLNLSNILTQSSVRIIIALGVAGLIVTQGTDLSAGRQVGLAAVVAATLLQSMDNANKVFPEMATMPIALVILIVCAIGAVIGLINGLIIAYLNVTPFITTLGTMIIVYGINSLYYDFVGASPISGFDSGFSTFAQGFIALGSFRLSYITFYALIAVAFVWVLWNKTRFGKNIFAIGGNPEAAKVSGVNVGLNLLMIYALSGVFYAFGGMLEAGRIGSATNNLGFMYELDAIAACVVGGVSFSGGVGTVIGVVTGVIIFTVINYGLTYIGVNPYWQYIIKGAIIIFAVALDSLKYARKK, from the coding sequence ATGAGTGCGTTAAATAAGAAAAGTTTTCTTACTTACCTGAAAGAAGGTGGTATTTACGTCGTTCTTTTAGTTTTGCTGGCTATTATTATTTTCCAGGACCCAACATTCTTAAGTCTGTTGAACTTAAGTAATATTCTTACCCAATCATCGGTGCGTATTATTATCGCGCTCGGCGTGGCAGGGTTAATTGTCACCCAGGGAACTGACCTTTCTGCTGGTCGTCAGGTAGGGCTGGCGGCGGTGGTGGCGGCTACCTTGTTACAATCGATGGATAACGCCAACAAAGTATTCCCCGAAATGGCGACCATGCCGATTGCGCTGGTTATTCTGATAGTCTGTGCCATTGGCGCGGTTATCGGTTTGATCAACGGTCTGATTATCGCTTACCTCAACGTGACGCCGTTCATTACCACGCTCGGCACGATGATTATCGTCTACGGTATCAACTCGCTCTATTACGACTTTGTTGGTGCGTCACCGATTTCCGGTTTTGATAGCGGCTTCTCCACCTTTGCCCAGGGGTTTATTGCGCTGGGGAGTTTCCGGCTATCTTACATCACCTTCTACGCGCTGATTGCCGTGGCGTTTGTCTGGGTGCTGTGGAACAAAACCCGTTTCGGCAAGAATATTTTTGCTATTGGCGGCAACCCGGAAGCGGCGAAAGTTTCTGGTGTTAACGTCGGCCTGAATCTGCTGATGATTTATGCGTTGTCTGGCGTGTTCTATGCCTTTGGTGGGATGTTAGAAGCCGGACGTATCGGCTCCGCCACCAACAACCTCGGCTTTATGTATGAACTGGATGCTATCGCGGCGTGCGTGGTGGGCGGTGTATCGTTTAGCGGCGGCGTGGGTACGGTCATTGGCGTGGTGACCGGGGTCATTATCTTTACGGTCATCAACTACGGTCTGACCTATATCGGCGTCAACCCGTACTGGCAGTACATCATCAAAGGGGCGATCATTATCTTCGCCGTGGCGCTGGATTCCCTGAAGTACGCGCGTAAGAAGTGA